A stretch of Rhizobium glycinendophyticum DNA encodes these proteins:
- a CDS encoding ATP-dependent helicase — protein MSNGFDDIPFFDEEPAPRKPAAAPAAPTTGGLGIAARAMAARGQASAPDYLTGLNPEQREAVETVDGPVLVLAGAGTGKTRVLTTRIAHILATNRAYPSQILAVTFTNKAAREMKERIGHLVGGAVEGMPWLGTFHSIGVKLLRRHAELVGLSSDFTILDTDDVVRLIKQIIQAEGLDDKRWPAKQFAQMIDGWKNKGLDPAQIPEGDARAFANGKGRELYVAYQNRLKTLNACDFGDLLLHPIRMFRANPDVLKEYHQRFKYVLVDEYQDTNTAQYMWLRLLAQRPQGIPQNVCCVGDDDQSIYGWRGAEVDNILRFERDFPGAKVIKLERNYRSTEHILGAAGHLIAHNEGRLGKTLFTDRVDPNDGKVVVHAAWDSEEEARAIGEEIEQLQRQQHPLNNMAILVRASFQMREFEDRFVTLGLNYRVIGGPRFYERMEIRDAMAYFRLICQPADDLAFERIVNTPKRGLGDTTIRALHDYARARDVPMLAAAADIIETDELKPKARKALFDVVMMFRRWSELLENTPHTELAEQVLEESGYTDMWKNDKSAEAPGRLDNLKELVRSMEAFESLRGFLEHVSLVMDVEQNENLDAVSIMTLHSAKGLEFETVFLPGWEEGLFPHQRALDEGGRSGLEEERRLAYVGITRAKRRCHLWFVSNRRIHGLWQSTMPSRFLDELPPAHVEVAEAETSYGGYGRNPYGQSRFDKQEPFQNNYTTPGWKRAQANKTDATRDNWGNRSGHSVERIGYGESGPRAKTIDGELVAKSTTSEPSRYSVGDRVFHIKFGNGNIASIEGNKLTIDFDRAGQKRVLDGFVEKV, from the coding sequence ATGAGTAACGGTTTTGACGACATTCCCTTCTTCGACGAGGAGCCAGCGCCGCGCAAGCCGGCTGCGGCGCCCGCAGCACCGACCACCGGCGGACTGGGCATTGCCGCCCGCGCCATGGCCGCCCGTGGTCAGGCGAGCGCTCCCGATTACCTGACGGGCCTCAACCCGGAACAGCGCGAGGCTGTTGAAACCGTGGATGGTCCGGTGCTCGTGCTCGCCGGTGCCGGTACCGGCAAGACACGCGTGCTGACCACCCGCATCGCCCACATCCTTGCGACCAACCGCGCCTATCCCAGCCAGATCCTCGCTGTGACCTTCACCAACAAGGCCGCCCGCGAGATGAAGGAGCGCATCGGCCATCTCGTCGGCGGCGCCGTCGAGGGCATGCCCTGGCTCGGCACCTTCCACTCGATCGGCGTCAAGCTACTTAGGCGACACGCCGAACTTGTCGGTCTTTCCTCCGATTTCACCATCCTCGACACCGACGATGTCGTGCGCCTGATCAAGCAGATCATCCAGGCGGAGGGCCTTGATGACAAGCGCTGGCCGGCCAAGCAGTTCGCCCAGATGATCGACGGCTGGAAGAACAAGGGCCTTGATCCCGCGCAGATTCCGGAGGGGGACGCTCGCGCCTTTGCCAATGGCAAGGGCCGTGAACTCTACGTCGCTTACCAGAACCGCCTGAAGACGCTGAATGCCTGCGACTTCGGCGATCTGCTGTTGCATCCGATCCGCATGTTCAGGGCCAATCCGGATGTGCTGAAAGAATACCACCAGCGCTTCAAATATGTCCTCGTCGACGAGTATCAGGACACCAATACAGCGCAATACATGTGGCTGCGCCTGCTGGCCCAGCGCCCACAGGGGATCCCTCAGAACGTCTGCTGCGTCGGCGACGATGACCAGTCGATCTATGGCTGGCGCGGCGCGGAAGTCGACAACATCCTGCGCTTCGAAAGGGATTTTCCCGGCGCAAAGGTGATCAAGCTGGAGCGCAATTACCGCTCCACCGAACACATCCTCGGTGCTGCCGGCCATCTCATCGCCCATAACGAAGGCCGCCTCGGCAAGACGCTGTTCACCGACCGCGTCGATCCCAATGACGGCAAGGTCGTGGTCCATGCCGCCTGGGATTCGGAAGAGGAAGCCCGCGCCATCGGCGAAGAGATCGAGCAACTCCAACGCCAGCAGCATCCGCTCAACAACATGGCGATCCTGGTGCGCGCCTCCTTCCAGATGCGCGAATTCGAAGACCGCTTCGTTACGCTTGGCCTCAACTACCGCGTCATCGGCGGTCCGCGCTTCTACGAGCGCATGGAAATCCGCGATGCCATGGCTTACTTCCGCCTGATCTGCCAGCCGGCCGACGACCTCGCCTTCGAGCGCATCGTCAACACGCCGAAGCGCGGCCTCGGCGACACCACGATCCGCGCCCTGCACGATTACGCCCGCGCCCGCGACGTGCCTATGCTGGCGGCAGCGGCCGACATCATCGAAACGGACGAGTTGAAGCCGAAGGCACGCAAGGCTCTCTTCGACGTAGTCATGATGTTCCGTCGCTGGAGCGAACTGCTGGAAAACACACCGCATACGGAGCTCGCCGAACAGGTTCTGGAAGAGTCCGGCTATACCGACATGTGGAAGAACGACAAATCGGCCGAAGCGCCGGGTCGTCTCGACAACCTGAAGGAACTGGTCCGCTCGATGGAGGCCTTCGAGAGCCTGCGCGGCTTCCTCGAGCACGTCTCGTTGGTCATGGATGTCGAGCAGAACGAGAATTTGGATGCCGTCTCGATCATGACGCTGCATTCGGCCAAGGGCCTGGAATTCGAAACCGTCTTCCTGCCCGGCTGGGAAGAAGGCCTGTTTCCCCACCAGCGCGCGCTCGACGAAGGTGGACGCTCCGGGCTCGAGGAAGAGCGACGCCTCGCCTATGTCGGGATCACCCGCGCCAAGCGCCGCTGCCACCTGTGGTTCGTCTCCAACCGCCGCATCCACGGCCTCTGGCAGTCGACCATGCCCTCGCGCTTTCTCGATGAACTGCCGCCGGCCCATGTCGAAGTGGCGGAGGCCGAGACCTCCTACGGCGGCTACGGCCGCAACCCCTACGGCCAGTCCCGCTTCGACAAACAGGAGCCTTTCCAGAACAATTATACGACGCCCGGCTGGAAGCGTGCCCAGGCCAACAAGACCGATGCCACCCGCGACAACTGGGGCAACCGCTCCGGGCATTCCGTCGAGCGCATCGGCTATGGCGAAAGCGGCCCCAGAGCGAAGACGATTGACGGTGAACTCGTCGCCAAGTCGACCACGTCGGAACCGTCCCGTTACTCGGTCGGCGACCGCGTCTTCCACATCAAGTTCGGCAACGGCAACATCGCATCCATCGAAGGCAACAAGCTGACGATCGATTTCGACCGCGCGGGCCAGAAGCGGGTGCTGGACGGTTTTGTCGAAAAGGTCTGA
- a CDS encoding thymidine kinase, whose product MAKLHFIYATMNAGKSTLLLQAAYNYQERGMRVATLISAIDNRVGKGWIGSRIGLKAEAEAFGPDDDLFGVIKADHEKAPLSCVFVDEAQFLTSEQVWQLSRIVDVLDLPVMAYGLRTDFRGELFPGSKGLLAIADELTEARSICHCGRKATMVVRLGADGRALKDGAQVMIGGNETYMPLCRRHWQMAFSAEECGIAAE is encoded by the coding sequence TTGGCCAAGCTACATTTCATCTATGCCACCATGAATGCCGGCAAATCGACGCTTCTCCTGCAGGCGGCCTATAACTATCAGGAACGCGGCATGCGGGTCGCGACGCTGATCAGCGCGATCGACAACAGAGTCGGCAAGGGCTGGATCGGCTCGCGGATCGGGTTAAAGGCGGAGGCGGAGGCTTTTGGGCCTGACGACGATCTTTTCGGCGTGATCAAGGCAGATCACGAAAAGGCGCCGCTCTCCTGCGTCTTCGTCGATGAGGCGCAGTTCCTCACCTCCGAGCAGGTCTGGCAGCTTTCGCGGATCGTCGATGTGCTCGATCTGCCGGTCATGGCCTATGGGCTGCGTACGGATTTCCGCGGAGAGCTTTTTCCCGGCTCAAAGGGACTGCTCGCCATAGCCGATGAACTGACCGAGGCGCGCTCGATCTGCCATTGCGGCCGCAAGGCGACCATGGTCGTGCGGCTGGGCGCTGATGGAAGGGCGCTAAAGGACGGAGCGCAGGTGATGATCGGCGGCAACGAGACATACATGCCTCTCTGCCGCCGGCATTGGCAGATGGCATTTTCTGCGGAAGAGTGCGGTATCGCCGCAGAATAA
- a CDS encoding LysR family transcriptional regulator has protein sequence MTAPMNFDDLRYLLAVAETGSTLAASRILGVSQSTVSRRIAALEASIQVELFDKRRTGYALTEAGGALLAPAEAVAKAVDGFTAAVSSLGRAVTGTVRFTTNEVIASVVLPHLIERLKEAHPGIRLEVDTSNILRDLATGEADIALRAAPAPTHPDLVGVKLFEDYWSLYCSRSYSQRHGSPRSVEELAGHALIGIDSHVRGRAILDWVRAHFPAEQTLLRHNSVPAVFSSVRNGVGVGLCSEFIGSRDPQLVLCFRPPVPPAAEVWLVTHERLRHLPRIRAVMDTTRALIRAMISAPSSV, from the coding sequence GTGACCGCACCGATGAATTTCGATGACCTGCGATACCTGCTGGCGGTCGCAGAGACCGGATCGACGCTGGCGGCCTCGCGGATTCTCGGGGTCAGCCAGAGCACGGTGTCCCGCAGGATTGCCGCGCTGGAAGCGTCCATACAAGTGGAGCTTTTCGACAAGCGGCGAACGGGCTACGCCCTGACGGAGGCTGGCGGCGCGTTGCTCGCTCCGGCAGAAGCTGTCGCGAAGGCGGTCGATGGGTTTACTGCCGCCGTTTCCAGCCTTGGCCGCGCGGTTACCGGCACCGTCCGGTTCACGACGAATGAGGTTATCGCATCCGTCGTCTTGCCGCATTTGATCGAACGGCTGAAGGAGGCGCATCCAGGGATTCGGCTGGAGGTAGATACCAGCAATATCCTTCGCGATCTTGCAACGGGTGAAGCCGATATCGCACTTCGGGCAGCGCCGGCCCCGACACATCCCGATCTGGTCGGGGTCAAACTCTTCGAGGATTACTGGAGCCTGTATTGCTCGCGAAGCTACAGCCAGCGCCACGGTAGCCCTCGTAGCGTCGAGGAACTCGCTGGTCATGCTCTGATCGGGATCGACAGTCATGTGCGGGGTAGGGCGATCCTGGATTGGGTGCGGGCGCATTTTCCGGCAGAGCAGACGCTTCTGCGGCACAACTCCGTGCCCGCCGTGTTCAGCAGCGTGCGCAACGGTGTCGGCGTCGGTCTGTGCTCCGAATTCATCGGGTCGCGCGATCCGCAGCTCGTCCTTTGTTTTCGCCCACCGGTGCCGCCGGCTGCCGAGGTCTGGCTGGTAACGCATGAGCGGTTGCGGCATCTGCCGCGCATCCGTGCGGTGATGGATACAACCCGGGCGCTCATCAGAGCTATGATATCCGCGCCTTCTTCCGTTTGA
- a CDS encoding cupin domain-containing protein, whose protein sequence is MRETLVPAGTRILNAYNNETFVFTQPCEETPTTRFDVVLGKGGSGGGNAVEHIHPHSDEIFTVHSGRVMVMIDGKKHFAEEGQSVTVPKGARHFFRNDWDGETHLTVAFPTAQQHLRFFLNLARWTAEEPAYFKADGSVKLLAIALALNAFRDHLYISGPPIGVQKLLFAALAPVARFLGYRLAVKPRAARTPAAKDEILFAQNL, encoded by the coding sequence ATGCGCGAGACGCTTGTCCCGGCCGGCACCCGTATTTTGAATGCCTACAACAACGAAACATTCGTCTTCACGCAGCCTTGCGAGGAAACGCCCACCACCCGCTTCGACGTCGTGCTCGGCAAGGGCGGGTCCGGCGGCGGCAATGCCGTGGAACACATCCATCCGCATTCAGACGAGATCTTCACCGTCCATAGCGGCCGCGTAATGGTGATGATCGACGGCAAGAAGCACTTTGCGGAAGAGGGCCAGTCCGTGACCGTCCCGAAGGGCGCGCGCCACTTCTTTCGCAATGATTGGGATGGGGAGACCCACCTGACAGTGGCCTTCCCGACGGCCCAGCAGCATCTACGGTTTTTTCTCAATCTGGCGCGCTGGACGGCCGAAGAACCGGCCTATTTCAAGGCGGATGGTTCGGTGAAACTCCTGGCGATCGCACTGGCGCTCAACGCCTTCCGCGATCACCTCTATATCTCGGGTCCGCCGATCGGCGTGCAGAAACTGCTCTTCGCAGCTCTTGCTCCCGTTGCTCGATTTCTCGGCTACCGCTTGGCGGTGAAGCCGCGCGCGGCACGGACGCCGGCGGCGAAGGACGAGATCCTGTTCGCACAGAACCTTTGA
- a CDS encoding DUF6074 family protein, with protein sequence MSSQAMTGQTNPTIAFFPLANRRDLVRRSAMELDRLNGYAANEFWKTTCRSLGNELLALGCPEDEMRAEIMDFQAAVQVELMWLHREEAAQG encoded by the coding sequence ATGAGTAGCCAAGCCATGACCGGCCAGACAAACCCGACCATCGCCTTCTTTCCGCTTGCGAACCGCCGGGACCTGGTCCGCCGATCGGCTATGGAACTCGACCGCCTCAATGGCTATGCCGCAAACGAATTCTGGAAGACCACCTGCCGCAGCCTTGGCAACGAACTCCTGGCGCTGGGATGCCCGGAAGACGAGATGCGGGCCGAAATCATGGATTTTCAGGCGGCCGTTCAGGTCGAGCTGATGTGGCTGCACCGCGAGGAAGCGGCGCAAGGCTGA
- a CDS encoding glucose/quinate/shikimate family membrane-bound PQQ-dependent dehydrogenase, whose translation MLLTITIGIFALLGLVLGVGGAQLAALGGSLYYLIAGIVFLATAVLLFLRRAEALWLYGLFIVGSLIWALWEVGLDWWQLGTRGGLVVVLGLWLMLPWIRRRLGPEHRRGRVAASVLPLAVPVLIAVITAAISLFSDPYDRSGSLPADQVAAAPTLGGDVPDGDWHQYGRTPYGQRYSPLTQINTDNVKDLEVAWTYQTGDVKQPQDVTETTYQVTPLKVGDTLYVCTPHNWAIAIYAATGKEKWKFDANAGLNADRQHQTCRGVTYYQDPAASAGTACATRVYLPTSDARLIALDAATGAVCQNFANGGTLQLGQGMRYNPAGYYYSTSPPVIAAGKIIIGGAVNDNYSTESQSGVIRAFDVNTGALVWNWDSGNPTQTAPIGEGQSYTTNSPNSWSVFSVDEQLGLVYIPLGNQVPDQLGMGRGESVEKYSSSIVALDVNTGQDRWVRQTVHHDLWDMDVPAQPVLIDINNQEGAVVPALVGPTKQGDIYVLDRRTGEPIIPVREIPAPGGAIPEDFTSPTQPISDLTFRPPTLEERNMWGLSIIDQMMCRIEFHKLNYEGQYTPPSLNGTLVYPGNFGTFNWGSVAVDPERQVMFGMPTYLAFTSKLVPRADIPPKGEGEKGSEQGLNRNEGAPYGVVMGPFLSPLGIPCQAPPWGTVAGVDLRTGQIAYQHRNGTVYDMTPLPLPFKVGVPGIGGPMITKGGVVFLGAAVDDYLRAYDLTTGEQLWQARLPAGGQATPMTYALDNGKQYVVMVAGGHGSVGTKPGDYVIAYTLPD comes from the coding sequence ATGTTATTGACCATCACCATCGGCATATTCGCCCTTTTAGGGCTCGTGCTCGGGGTCGGCGGAGCGCAGCTCGCCGCCCTGGGTGGCAGCTTGTATTATCTGATCGCCGGAATCGTCTTTCTGGCGACCGCCGTGCTTTTGTTTCTCAGACGCGCGGAAGCGCTGTGGCTCTATGGGCTCTTTATTGTGGGCAGTCTCATCTGGGCGCTCTGGGAGGTGGGGCTCGACTGGTGGCAGCTCGGCACACGTGGCGGCCTCGTGGTAGTCCTCGGCCTCTGGCTGATGCTTCCCTGGATCCGCCGTCGCCTTGGGCCGGAGCACCGCCGCGGGCGGGTCGCTGCTTCCGTTCTGCCGCTGGCTGTGCCGGTGCTGATCGCCGTCATCACAGCGGCTATTTCCCTCTTCTCCGACCCCTATGACCGTTCAGGCAGTCTGCCGGCAGATCAGGTCGCAGCCGCACCCACGCTCGGTGGCGATGTGCCGGATGGTGACTGGCACCAGTATGGCCGCACGCCCTACGGCCAACGCTACTCCCCGCTCACTCAGATCAACACTGACAACGTCAAAGATCTCGAGGTCGCATGGACCTATCAAACCGGCGACGTGAAGCAGCCGCAAGACGTCACAGAGACCACCTACCAGGTGACGCCGCTCAAGGTGGGTGACACGCTCTATGTCTGCACGCCTCACAACTGGGCGATTGCCATTTATGCGGCAACGGGCAAGGAAAAATGGAAGTTCGATGCGAATGCCGGTCTCAATGCCGACCGTCAGCACCAGACCTGCCGAGGCGTAACCTACTACCAGGACCCGGCAGCCAGCGCCGGAACTGCATGCGCCACGCGTGTCTACCTGCCGACATCCGATGCCCGGCTTATCGCGCTTGATGCTGCAACCGGTGCCGTGTGCCAGAACTTCGCCAATGGTGGTACGCTACAGCTTGGCCAGGGCATGCGCTACAACCCGGCAGGCTATTACTACTCCACCTCGCCGCCCGTTATCGCCGCAGGCAAGATCATCATCGGCGGGGCCGTCAACGACAACTATTCGACGGAATCGCAGTCGGGCGTCATTCGCGCCTTCGACGTCAATACCGGTGCGCTGGTCTGGAACTGGGACAGCGGCAATCCGACCCAGACGGCTCCGATCGGGGAAGGTCAGAGCTACACGACCAATTCGCCGAACAGCTGGTCCGTCTTCTCGGTGGATGAACAGCTGGGCCTCGTGTACATCCCGCTCGGCAACCAGGTGCCGGACCAGCTCGGCATGGGGCGTGGCGAAAGCGTCGAAAAGTATTCTTCGTCGATTGTCGCGCTCGATGTGAACACCGGACAGGACCGCTGGGTCCGCCAGACCGTGCATCACGATCTCTGGGACATGGACGTTCCGGCCCAGCCGGTGCTGATAGACATCAACAATCAGGAGGGTGCAGTCGTGCCGGCTCTGGTTGGACCCACCAAGCAGGGCGACATCTACGTTCTGGACCGGCGGACCGGCGAGCCGATCATTCCGGTTCGTGAGATCCCGGCGCCGGGCGGGGCTATTCCGGAAGACTTCACCTCGCCGACGCAGCCGATATCGGACCTGACCTTCCGGCCGCCCACGCTTGAGGAACGTAACATGTGGGGCCTGTCGATCATCGACCAGATGATGTGCCGGATCGAGTTCCACAAGCTCAACTACGAGGGGCAGTACACGCCGCCGTCGCTCAATGGAACGCTTGTCTATCCCGGCAATTTCGGTACGTTCAACTGGGGTTCGGTTGCGGTCGATCCGGAACGGCAGGTGATGTTCGGCATGCCGACCTACCTGGCATTCACCTCGAAGCTTGTGCCCCGTGCGGATATCCCGCCGAAGGGCGAAGGCGAGAAGGGCTCCGAGCAGGGTCTGAACCGCAACGAAGGCGCACCTTATGGCGTCGTGATGGGACCGTTCCTGTCACCGCTCGGCATCCCTTGCCAGGCGCCGCCATGGGGCACGGTCGCCGGCGTCGATCTGCGCACCGGTCAGATCGCCTACCAGCATCGCAACGGCACCGTCTACGATATGACGCCGTTGCCGCTGCCGTTCAAAGTCGGCGTGCCCGGTATCGGCGGTCCGATGATCACCAAGGGCGGCGTGGTCTTCCTAGGTGCGGCCGTCGACGACTATCTGCGTGCCTATGATCTCACGACCGGCGAACAGCTGTGGCAGGCGCGCCTGCCGGCTGGTGGCCAGGCGACGCCGATGACCTATGCGCTCGACAACGGCAAGCAGTATGTCGTGATGGTGGCGGGTGGTCACGGGTCTGTCGGCACCAAGCCCGGCGATTATGTGATCGCCTATACTCTACCCGACTGA
- the pncA gene encoding bifunctional nicotinamidase/pyrazinamidase produces the protein MTKALLLIDIQNGFCPGGNLPVAEGDAVVPVANRLMLSGRYDFVVASQDWHPANHGSFASQHPGKKPFEMGELSGQPQVMWPDHCVQNTRDAEFHPDLDKSRIDHVQRKGENPAVDSYSAFRDNDRSALTGLSDYLRSKNVTELDLMGLATDYCVRFSALDAVDMLPGVTVRLIADGCRGIDPAGVKQALDAMADAGVEITDSSRIEI, from the coding sequence ATGACAAAGGCCTTGTTGCTGATCGATATCCAGAATGGCTTTTGCCCGGGCGGCAATCTGCCGGTCGCCGAGGGCGATGCTGTGGTGCCGGTCGCCAATCGGCTGATGCTATCAGGACGATACGATTTCGTGGTCGCCTCGCAGGACTGGCACCCGGCCAACCACGGAAGCTTTGCCTCGCAGCATCCCGGCAAGAAACCCTTCGAGATGGGCGAGCTCTCCGGCCAGCCTCAGGTGATGTGGCCCGACCACTGCGTCCAGAACACGCGGGACGCAGAATTCCACCCAGATCTCGACAAGAGCCGCATAGATCATGTTCAACGCAAAGGCGAAAACCCTGCCGTCGATAGCTATTCGGCCTTCCGCGACAACGACAGGTCGGCGCTGACCGGTCTGTCCGATTATCTGAGGTCGAAGAATGTCACAGAGCTCGACCTGATGGGCCTTGCGACGGATTATTGCGTGCGCTTCTCGGCCCTTGATGCTGTCGACATGCTGCCGGGTGTCACGGTGCGGCTCATTGCTGATGGCTGTCGGGGGATCGACCCGGCAGGGGTCAAACAGGCACTCGACGCCATGGCCGATGCCGGCGTCGAAATTACAGACAGCAGCCGAATCGAAATCTGA
- the panC gene encoding pantoate--beta-alanine ligase, producing MDIITTIAALREKLAARRRSGQSIGFVPTMGYLHQGHLSLVSRSKAENDATVVSIFVNPLQFGKNEDLEKYPRDLERDAALLRDAGIDFLFAPSVMEMYPEPMQTVVDLPKLGSELEGEARPGHFAGVATVVTKLFNIVQPDAAYFGEKDYQQVTIIQKMVEDLAQPVRIVPVSTVREADGLACSSRNVYLSPAERAAAVIVPKTLAEAERLLLAGIRNVATLEAKLLDFLRTEPLAEPEVVAIRDPQTLARIETVNGSALVLLYVRFGKTKLLDNRIIGQVAATGMEAA from the coding sequence ATGGATATCATCACCACGATCGCCGCTTTGCGGGAAAAGCTCGCAGCCCGTCGCAGAAGCGGCCAGTCGATCGGCTTCGTGCCGACAATGGGCTATCTCCACCAGGGGCATCTCAGCCTCGTCTCCCGGTCGAAGGCTGAGAATGACGCGACCGTCGTGTCGATCTTCGTCAATCCGCTGCAGTTCGGCAAGAACGAGGACCTCGAAAAGTATCCGCGCGACCTCGAGCGTGACGCAGCTCTGTTGCGCGATGCGGGCATCGACTTCCTCTTCGCGCCCTCGGTTATGGAGATGTATCCGGAGCCCATGCAGACAGTCGTCGATCTGCCGAAGCTCGGCTCGGAACTCGAAGGCGAGGCACGCCCCGGACACTTCGCAGGCGTAGCCACCGTCGTCACGAAGCTCTTCAACATCGTCCAGCCGGACGCCGCCTATTTCGGCGAGAAGGACTACCAGCAGGTCACGATCATCCAGAAGATGGTCGAGGATCTCGCCCAGCCTGTCAGGATCGTGCCGGTCTCGACCGTGCGTGAGGCAGATGGCCTCGCCTGTTCATCCCGCAATGTCTACCTGTCACCGGCAGAGCGCGCCGCTGCCGTCATCGTGCCGAAAACGCTCGCTGAGGCAGAACGCCTGCTTCTGGCGGGCATCAGAAACGTCGCGACGCTAGAAGCAAAGCTTTTGGATTTCCTGCGCACCGAACCCCTGGCCGAGCCGGAAGTCGTCGCCATCCGCGACCCTCAGACCCTTGCGCGCATCGAGACTGTCAACGGCAGTGCGCTCGTCCTCCTCTACGTTCGCTTCGGCAAGACGAAACTTCTCGACAACCGCATCATCGGCCAAGTGGCCGCCACCGGCATGGAGGCCGCCTGA
- the panB gene encoding 3-methyl-2-oxobutanoate hydroxymethyltransferase, with protein sequence MSTPPRQKRFTPADIGALKGVRPIVSLTAYTTPVARIMDNHCDLLLVGDSLGMVLYGLDTTVGVTMEMMIAHGQAVMRGAKRACVIVDLPFGSYQESKEQAFRNAVRLMKETGCDGVKLEGGAEMAETVEFLVSRGVPVFGHIGLMPQQVNTSGGYRSKGHSEAEQDKIRRDAKAIDEAGAFAMVIEGTVEPLAREITTTVKSATIGIGASPACDGQILVSDDMLGLFNEFKPRFVKHFAELANVIDKAVSDYAEEVKARTFPGPEHTFQVRPKK encoded by the coding sequence ATGAGCACACCACCCCGCCAGAAGCGCTTTACGCCGGCCGATATCGGTGCACTCAAGGGCGTGCGGCCAATCGTTTCGCTGACCGCCTATACCACCCCTGTTGCCCGGATCATGGACAACCATTGCGACCTGCTTTTGGTCGGCGACAGCCTCGGCATGGTGCTCTACGGCCTCGACACCACGGTCGGCGTCACCATGGAGATGATGATCGCCCATGGCCAAGCCGTGATGCGCGGCGCCAAGCGCGCCTGCGTCATCGTCGACCTGCCCTTCGGCTCCTATCAGGAGAGCAAGGAACAGGCTTTCCGCAATGCTGTGCGTCTGATGAAGGAAACCGGCTGTGACGGCGTCAAGCTGGAGGGCGGTGCGGAAATGGCGGAGACGGTCGAATTTCTCGTGTCCCGCGGCGTACCGGTCTTTGGCCATATCGGCCTGATGCCGCAACAGGTGAACACGTCGGGCGGCTACCGGTCCAAGGGCCACAGCGAAGCCGAGCAGGACAAGATCCGCCGCGATGCGAAAGCCATCGACGAGGCGGGCGCCTTCGCCATGGTGATCGAGGGAACGGTTGAGCCCCTCGCCCGCGAGATCACGACCACGGTCAAGTCCGCAACGATCGGGATTGGCGCATCACCGGCTTGCGACGGCCAGATCCTCGTCTCCGACGACATGCTCGGTCTGTTCAACGAGTTCAAGCCGCGCTTCGTCAAGCATTTCGCCGAACTCGCCAATGTCATCGACAAGGCGGTTTCGGACTACGCGGAAGAGGTGAAGGCTCGAACCTTCCCCGGACCAGAACACACCTTTCAGGTCCGGCCGAAGAAATAG
- a CDS encoding DUF2164 domain-containing protein produces the protein MTSDKLPKEARDHITMELKAYLSEEFDLEIGRFEAEGLLAAVLRLAGPHFYNAGLRDAQALLMRHVDDVNDGIDQLERRPEA, from the coding sequence GTGACCAGCGACAAACTTCCCAAAGAGGCGCGAGATCACATTACCATGGAGCTGAAGGCGTATCTCAGCGAGGAGTTCGATCTGGAGATCGGCCGTTTCGAGGCAGAAGGCCTGCTGGCCGCTGTGTTGCGACTTGCCGGCCCTCATTTCTACAACGCCGGGCTTCGCGACGCGCAGGCCTTGCTGATGCGGCATGTCGATGACGTCAACGATGGAATCGACCAGCTGGAGCGCAGACCTGAGGCGTGA
- a CDS encoding AzlC family ABC transporter permease gives MSRRDPAPRSEFAEGAFKAVPVIISAGPFAILFGAVAVANGQTVAEATLMSAVVYAGASQLVGIELFGQHVPLWIVVLSILAVNFRHILYSAALTPLIDHFTLPQKLLSFFLLTDPQFAETLARGETGHTVTYRWYLGFGAVIYFPWVVMSAIGGLLGKIIGDPAVWGIDVLLPIYFMGLVLGFRRRSNFLLIVVVSGVVSVLAQHLVGAPWHISIGAIAGVALAALLPPKTEATTGEQAP, from the coding sequence ATGTCCCGTCGCGATCCCGCCCCCCGTTCCGAATTTGCCGAAGGCGCGTTCAAAGCCGTGCCGGTGATCATTTCCGCCGGCCCGTTCGCCATCCTCTTCGGCGCCGTCGCCGTCGCCAACGGCCAGACCGTGGCCGAAGCAACCCTCATGAGCGCGGTCGTCTATGCAGGCGCCAGCCAATTGGTCGGCATCGAACTCTTCGGCCAGCACGTGCCGCTGTGGATCGTCGTCCTGTCGATCCTGGCGGTCAATTTTCGCCATATCCTTTATTCGGCGGCGCTGACCCCGCTGATCGACCACTTCACCCTGCCCCAGAAACTCCTGAGCTTTTTCCTGCTCACCGATCCGCAGTTTGCGGAAACGCTGGCGCGCGGAGAAACCGGCCATACCGTTACTTACCGCTGGTATCTGGGCTTCGGCGCCGTGATCTATTTCCCCTGGGTCGTCATGTCTGCAATCGGTGGCCTGCTCGGCAAGATCATCGGCGATCCTGCCGTCTGGGGCATCGACGTGCTGCTGCCGATCTATTTCATGGGACTGGTGCTCGGTTTCCGCAGACGCAGCAACTTTCTGCTGATCGTCGTAGTCAGCGGCGTTGTTTCCGTCCTCGCCCAACATTTGGTCGGCGCGCCCTGGCACATCAGCATCGGTGCCATCGCCGGCGTGGCGCTCGCCGCCCTGCTGCCACCGAAAACGGAAGCCACGACCGGGGAGCAGGCGCCATGA